A genomic segment from Acidobacteriota bacterium encodes:
- a CDS encoding metalloregulator ArsR/SmtB family transcription factor, protein MTNPNRRFKTAIYEQFARIGKAVSHGGRLELLDLLCQGPRTVEVLAREAGMGLPNVSQHLKVLREARLVEAEKQGLYVTYRLADGEVCEFFRALRLLAEARLAEIGEITRRFMEARGDLDPVDRRQLLAKIRDGGVTVLDVRPPEEYRAGHLPGALSVPLDELERKLSELPVDREVVAYCRGPYCVLALEAVERLKARGYRASRLEEGVADWKARGLPVAAGDDASHSVSGTNESSIEEWKRCRRSSSSSTTPPTGPRKPTTP, encoded by the coding sequence ATGACGAACCCGAATCGACGCTTCAAGACGGCCATCTATGAGCAATTCGCCCGCATCGGGAAGGCGGTGTCCCACGGCGGCAGGCTCGAATTGCTCGATCTGCTGTGCCAGGGGCCGCGCACGGTGGAGGTCCTTGCGCGGGAAGCCGGCATGGGGCTCCCCAACGTATCGCAGCATCTGAAGGTACTGCGCGAGGCACGGCTCGTGGAGGCCGAAAAGCAGGGACTTTATGTCACTTACAGGCTCGCGGACGGGGAGGTGTGCGAGTTTTTCCGGGCCCTGCGCCTGCTGGCCGAGGCCCGCCTGGCCGAGATCGGGGAGATCACCCGGCGTTTCATGGAGGCCCGAGGGGACCTCGACCCGGTGGATCGACGCCAACTGCTGGCCAAAATCCGGGACGGGGGTGTCACGGTCCTGGATGTCCGCCCGCCCGAGGAATATCGCGCCGGGCACCTCCCGGGTGCGCTGTCAGTTCCGCTCGACGAGCTGGAGCGGAAGCTCTCGGAACTCCCGGTCGACCGCGAGGTGGTCGCCTACTGCCGCGGCCCCTACTGCGTGCTTGCGCTCGAGGCGGTGGAGAGGCTGAAGGCCCGGGGCTACAGGGCGTCGAGGCTGGAGGAAGGGGTGGCCGACTGGAAGGCGCGCGGCCTGCCCGTCGCGGCCGGGGACGATGCCTCCCATTCCGTTTCCGGAACCAACGAATCCTCTATCGAGGAGTGGAAGAGATGCAGAAGATCCTCATCATCATCAACGACGCCCCCTACGGGACCGAGAAAGCCTACAACGCCCTGA